Genomic segment of Coffea arabica cultivar ET-39 chromosome 1e, Coffea Arabica ET-39 HiFi, whole genome shotgun sequence:
ttttttttatctttctaaaatgaaattttaaatttatatatggaaaaaatgttaggggttcaaaatttttggattaaatttttatattaacttttatagtacttagttcaaatttttatattcttattattcaattattaaataatagataattttgtgaaatagagtataaatgaaaaaaaattggtaattaggtttattgaacattataagtaaatatttaaaactaatgataggTACAAaaagtggtataaattgataacttagtttgcaaaaatgaatttaaatgaatttacaaaaaattaaaataaatgggttataaatgggtaattggattacccaattcattttttgacttacccatttatacccatttaattaaatgggttgactcacttatacccattacccattttacccaacccaaacccgcccaaaCCAATGTAATATTCCAATCATAAAAGCTAAGGACCAAATCAACTCATATGACAAAGATTCGAggccaaaacaaaaataaattcatCTCACCAATTTTAATGCGGATTCTTCCATTAAAAGTTCTAAAGCTATgcgtactatatatatatatagccttTGAATGCTATGGCCAATCAATAGCGTAAATTGGAGATATCTTCCATGTATAGATGCTGAATCGAAAAGTGTTAGTCCAATCAAGGCTTGAAGAAAGAGCTTGAGAACTAATAAGGCCACATGCATTGGAGGAGCACAAACATTTTTTGTCTCGATGCTTTTGTATTCATTCCCCAGAGGGAAGGTCATAAGATTGACGAattaaatccttttttttttttctttaaattacaattaaatttttatatatagtaGTAAAAAGGAGCGGTTTGGAGCTTCTCTCTCCAAATATATCATTTGGATTTTCCTTCTTTATTGCATTAAGATTTCTCCCCACCCCCCTAAGCCGGCAAATAAGAGATTACTTGTGACTTTGGTTTTTCTTGAAAGTTCCTACAATAGCAATAACTAACTGCGCAAGCATAAACTGCCAGAATAATGTAAAGAAATTCCCAATTGGCCAAGGTCCCTTGTCAGCACCCCAGTCCCCACCCCCCCTCCcttctctctatatatatatacatataaatacaCCCGCTTTCTCCCTCCTTATAATGCACTCCCAAACAAAGAATTCAAAGCCTATTTTCATACCACCAACTTTCTTCTCCATTAATACACACTCGAACAGCGAAAAGGGTTCTTCTTTTCgtctcttcttctttcttttttttttttgttgttttttaaaGGAGTTTCAATATCATAAGGTTTATCACCATAGATACACACCATCCCATCCTTAACCTTTTTCCTTCCCTCCAAAAGATAATCGAAGAGGAAAATGGGTCTAAGAGACATTGGAGCAACTTTGCCTCCAGGTTTCAGATTTTACCCTAGCGACGAAGAATTGGTATGCCACTATCTCtacaaaaaaattgcaaatgGAGAGGTTTCCAGAGATACCCTAGTGGAAATTGACCTCCATACTTGTGAGCCATGGCAGCTTCCTGGTAGGTCTTCTTCTTCAAGACATCAACCTTCTGTGTGTGTCtgagtatgtgtgtgtgtgtgtttgggcTGTGCGCGTTACGGCTTCCCCTAGTAGTAGTATTTGTTTTCCCTTCCTCGTTTTTGGCCTTATGAAAGATATGCTAGTAATTGTGACGACGGACAGAAATAATTTAGGTGGCATCAGATTCTCTgtgttttgttgttttgagGAGTCGGAAAAGGCGGTTTTGGTTATATGAAACAAGCACACGTGTCACCGCAGCTGTTTCAGAAAACAAACAAGATAACAGTAGTAGCATAAATCTAAACAATGAGTGAGAGACAGAGAGGGAAACAAAATTGCCAGTTTTGTTAATCAATCGATATATATCCTGGTCGACAAAGAATTTATATCATGATTCGATGGCGTGGCCGGAGGCGTTTGACATATATATGGTGTCCATTTTAGTAATTGTTTTAGCTCTAAAGGCAACCTAAAGCCTTGCTCTCAATGGTTCATACTTTGTTAATTGATCAGTTTGTGCTCGTGGTTTGTCTTAGGCTTGTTCCATTTCTCCTGAGAGCAAGAAAGAGCACAGGAAAATAAAAACCTTCTCATAGTGGATTGGGGATGCATCTGTTGGCATGTCAGAGAAGTTAGTGCTAGGAAATTCGTGTTACGTACTCGAGAAAAGAAATAAAGTTGTGATGTATAAATACTGGGAAATTCATGTGCAAGATGGAGTGAATGAGAAGGAAGGTGGAGGGTATTGGGAGTTTTGATTCCTGAGAGTTCATATTTTGCCATCTATTACATACTTCCAAAACAGACACATATGATCAGGCAACTGACTGGCATTTTGGGacgtttctttttttgttttgggggggggggggggaggaatGCATTTGACATATacatatgtatgtgtgtatgtatatatatacacggtGTTATAGATCGCATTAGCAAGTGCTTTAGACATTAGCTAGGACAACTTCGGAGAAGTTCAAGGAGCATCAATGTCCAAACGCCTCATCAACTTCACACGTCCCTGGAAAGTAACCTTTGGGGGCCGGGCACCATATTAGTTAGTAAGATGAAGACAtcttttttctctatttttttttttaaaaaaggggggggggggggggaaattGTAAGGTTATACAATGAATATTCAGAATTAATTTCCTCTATCGATCACTTTCTTTATGATCGATGTTCTATCCATTCACTCTTTTTCTTGTTCCAGTTAATGGCAATTAGCATGGGCGAAGGAATATGATTCCTCTTGTCCCACTAATAATAGGTGACCCCAATCTATATTAGTCATGCCACTAGCCCCTCTAAGCATATCTTCACTTTGAAAAAAAGGCCACGGCATGTGGtccaagcaaaaaaaaatttcatttaaaGGAGCAGATTATAACATACATGGTAAGAAGATTCTGATttccaaaaatatatttttaatgcCGTGTCTTTAACAGTGCGTGCGTGGattcaattttatttatttttttgttgtatTTGGGGGACGGACGACTCCCATATATATAAGCTATAAGTCATGGACACTTTTGTTCATGAGTCACTGCTACAAAGTGACTCAATCTTTTTCCTAAAGGGCATGAAGGTAAGGACACAAATTTGACATGGACTTGGCACCATCCAACAAGTCCTCGATCAAATCtgttcaggaaaaaaaaaaaatcatcaaccaTTATTATTGTATTGGCTGTTTGTCAAAAAAGTCGAAAGTTAGCTTAAACACATGCATTGAGAATCCCGTAGTGATCACCCTTCAGCTCTTTTCTTGGcccaaaataaaattgaaaacaaaaaagttgCTGCTTGTTTGGTGATAATTGACACGCACCATTATTTGTAAAATATGTTTTTTTCTGGTCTTCAGATGTGGCAAAGCTGAACTCAAACGAGTGGTACTTCTTCAGCTTTCGGGATCGCAAGTATGCAACCGGCTTCCGAACTAACAGGGCGACAACCACGGGCTACTGGAAGGCAACCGGTAAAGATCGTACGGTGCTGGATCCCACGAGAAGAAGCATAGTAGGGATGAGAAAGACGCTGGTTTTCTACAGAAATAGAGCTCCAAACGGGATCAAAACGGGTTGGATCATGCATGAATTTCGCCTCGAGAACCCTCACGTACCACCTAAGGTATCTATCTTCAATTTCTGCTGTTGCATGTGCTTTTCGAAGGCCAACAACTAGAACTGGCTAGCAGTGTAGCACTACTATTTTACTAGTATTAATGCTTGCTTCCAATATTTGTTCAAGATTACACGCGTAATTCTGATCATGAGCCCAAaaaccctctcttttttttataaaaaaaaaaaaaaaaaaaaaaaaatctcttttcttgattttaatcATCATTTTTTTATGTATCCAAGAGGACTCGATCTTCTGTTTGTAAGTGGATTTGAGGGAGTCTCTAGGATGGAAAGCGTAGAGGGGACAACATTGACGTAAGAAACTTAATCGGAATCCTACTGAAGCAACACAGCTAGCGTATTTTAATCTCTGGATATCCTACAAAATTCGATCTTCTACTGTACTGCTTGACTTCCCTGCCTTGTTGCGAGCGGTAGCAGTAGCAGTAGCAGTAGATTATCCATCAAATAGTCAGGAGGGCTGCCACTGCTGCTTGCTTTTATTTGCAGGACGCAATGATGCGAGAATGGACGACGGACCACTTCTACTGGTTATTCATGCACACTACTGCTACTACGTACTACCCTGTCTGTTTGGTTGGCAATGGCATATATATAGCTTATTATTGTCGTGTCGCTCAAGTCAATTGTttcttaaaacaataaaagtggATGTTGGTTatttaatcaaataaatatgaTGGATTTTAAATATATTCCTAGAGACTGGTCAGGTAGGCAGCTAGGGTTGGATATAAAAGTTGTgactttcttggtaattaatATGAGATTATTTGTCTTGCAATATACACATGTAGTACTAGTATCTATTTGTCCTAAATTAAAGTTCCAATATTTTCAGGAAGATTGGGTGCTGTGCAGAGTATTTCACAAAGCCAAAGTCGAAAGCGCCGATAATGACGTGTATGATGCGACGGCTGCTGGTGGTGGCTGTGGCGGAGGGGGTGATATTTCTCCCACTTTCGCTGCGTCTCCTCCCAATATTGATCATTGTACGACGGGAGGCTATAACCAGAATTCTTCGTTCTCCCAAAGTCCACCCCATCAAAGCCAGAACTCCAGCAGCACTGCTGCTCTTCCAAACATGATGTCCGCTGTGTTGAGTCGCAATTATCTCCAGTCGTCATCTCAGGAATTATGTGTAACTCCGTCGCGGAATGATCAGATGGTGCATTCCAAGTCGGAGCTGGATGAGTATGGATTTCTCTTTAACATGAACTTTGGAGAAGCAAATTTGAGAGATGGAGGAGTCCCTTCAGGTCTTGAGGAAATGCACTTTGACGACGACAGCAGCCTGGTTTTCATTTAAGAGTGCACGAT
This window contains:
- the LOC113716340 gene encoding NAC domain-containing protein 4-like, producing the protein MGLRDIGATLPPGFRFYPSDEELVCHYLYKKIANGEVSRDTLVEIDLHTCEPWQLPDVAKLNSNEWYFFSFRDRKYATGFRTNRATTTGYWKATGKDRTVLDPTRRSIVGMRKTLVFYRNRAPNGIKTGWIMHEFRLENPHVPPKEDWVLCRVFHKAKVESADNDVYDATAAGGGCGGGGDISPTFAASPPNIDHCTTGGYNQNSSFSQSPPHQSQNSSSTAALPNMMSAVLSRNYLQSSSQELCVTPSRNDQMVHSKSELDEYGFLFNMNFGEANLRDGGVPSGLEEMHFDDDSSLVFI